In bacterium, the genomic window CTCCAGAGTCGTATTTATAAACAATCTCGACCCGACCTCTGAAAATAAACACCTTATCAATAATCCTTCCGACCATTTCCTTCCGAACCATGGGTTCAGTCGCCGCTTCAAACATTTCAAGTAACTGCCTTAAAGTTGAAAGAACATCCTTTCGTTTTACCTGGTCGTTAATTAGAAATTGTATTTTTTCAACTTCTTGTTCTAACAGAGCTCTTTCATTTTTTTGTACTTCGTACCGCCTATCAAACACATCGCGAATTATTCCTCCATCCTCAAACAGTTCTACCAACCTATCAACTTTACTATCGTATTCCTGTAGGTGTTTTTGGGCAACCTTAAAATGAGCCGTTAGTGATCCAGTTGATTGTGCTTCCTCCAAAGACAATTCGTTACTAACATCCTCCTGTCGGAGCTCTTTCAACCTGGTTTTCAATTTTGTGAGCACGAGATGTTCCAGTTTTGGGGCCGCCAAAAGATGTCTTCTACAAGTATTACCTCTGACGTAACTACTATCAATGAAGTCGCTTCTTACATAAACCTGACCATTCGGTTTCTTAGCCCTTCTGGTTTTCAGATAGGCCCTCTTTTGGCAATCACCGCACCATATTTTTCCAGCCAGCAATGAATCCGAAGCAAGTTGTCTACCAGTAACTTTAGATCTTGATTTCACCCTGTCTTGAATCTTATTGAAAGTAGCCTCATCAATAATACTCGGAACGTTTTTAGCTTCTTGTTGTACCCACCTATCAGGAGCAGTAAATACTCGTTTTTGTTTGCCGCTAACTGTTTTTCCTTGTTTGTATTTACTTCCGAGTTTCCGACCCCATCTCACTTTCCCAACCAAAGCGGGGTTGGTTAAAATGTTTTTTATTGTCGCAGACGACCAACTCCCTGGGCCCAGTTTACCTGTCGGGGAAGGGATTTTATCTCCAACAAGACTAAAAGCAATTTTACGAAAACTTCCACTAGAGAGGTATTCATCAACAATACGTTTAGCCACAACCGCTTTTGAAGGAATTAACTCAAAATGCCAATCGTACACCTGCTTACCATCAGCAAGAGTTTCAATCTTTGGTACTTTTTTAAGCCAAAAGGGAGCGAACACCATCTTGCCTCTTTCGGCTAATCCTCTGAATCCAGACCTAACTCTTTCACCCCGTGTTACGTTCTCTTGTTGGTCTTGGACTCCCGCTAAGGCGGCTGTCATCTGTTGGACATAATTACCACCCCAGTAGTAATCAGTAGGTGTAATTGGTTCAACCGCAACGTTTCTCATGTAAACTTGGATGTTTGCAGTTTGAGCTAATCTCCTGTGAAACCTAAGAATTAAATCTGCTTCCCTTGCTAACCTTGATGAGTGGTAAACAAGTACGATGTCAAACTTTCGGAGTAAGCTATTTAGCGGTTTTACATCCTCCAGTAAACTTGCGGCTGCGGGTCTGTCTTCAAACTCAATATCACCGAATACCCCTGGCTCGATGTAGGGCTCAACAAAAGCCCAACCTCTCTGTTCACAAATATCTTTTGCCCATTTTACTTGGTCAAAAATTGAAACTTTTTCCTCGGCAGCTTGGTCTAACGTGCTAACACGGGCATAAACCACCGCTTTTAAGGTCGGGGCTTGTATTGTCGGTCTGTAGCCTAAATTTAGTCCATCCTCCATCTGTCTTTGCTCCTTATTAAC contains:
- a CDS encoding recombinase family protein is translated as MVYARVSTLDQAAEEKVSIFDQVKWAKDICEQRGWAFVEPYIEPGVFGDIEFEDRPAAASLLEDVKPLNSLLRKFDIVLVYHSSRLAREADLILRFHRRLAQTANIQVYMRNVAVEPITPTDYYWGGNYVQQMTAALAGVQDQQENVTRGERVRSGFRGLAERGKMVFAPFWLKKVPKIETLADGKQVYDWHFELIPSKAVVAKRIVDEYLSSGSFRKIAFSLVGDKIPSPTGKLGPGSWSSATIKNILTNPALVGKVRWGRKLGSKYKQGKTVSGKQKRVFTAPDRWVQQEAKNVPSIIDEATFNKIQDRVKSRSKVTGRQLASDSLLAGKIWCGDCQKRAYLKTRRAKKPNGQVYVRSDFIDSSYVRGNTCRRHLLAAPKLEHLVLTKLKTRLKELRQEDVSNELSLEEAQSTGSLTAHFKVAQKHLQEYDSKVDRLVELFEDGGIIRDVFDRRYEVQKNERALLEQEVEKIQFLINDQVKRKDVLSTLRQLLEMFEAATEPMVRKEMVGRIIDKVFIFRGRVEIVYKYDSGASVGLYVKPHPCGFFGDTTKECTCLPGQVTRYQKRISGPILDRIDLHISVPAVKTKDLLDIPAGESSAQIRKRVQLARNEQEKRFKSTGIVSNAEMTARQVKEFCRLEPECRELISAAINKMNLSARSFYRILKVSRTIADLDAKEKITPSHLAEALQYKVELN